A DNA window from Pseudomonas wuhanensis contains the following coding sequences:
- a CDS encoding DUF3182 family protein, translating into MTPTNRKKLVLAHSVRPNASLHEVETNRALARWLAQVVGLEYGGSYDPQLHSGRDLYLLPTQTLVGVAAARQLGVKGPQDLWGGYVDHDFICTKAISHGLLNRYAFAPEGWSSLFSERVRSVVLDGLSVFSLDDARPAAEHLLYSGPIRMKPIHACAGRGQEVIKSLDQFDAILARPDAKTVFTEGVVLEQDLTEVVTHSVGQSFIGDKVLSYCGDQYLTEDGQGEQVYGGSNLLVVQGYYEDLLALELPDDTRLAIQQAQVFDSAADDAYPGFYASRRNYDIAQGLDCNGKQRSGVLEQSWRLGGASSAEVAALQSFVNNPGLRAICVSSVETYIDQPLPANAIEVYRGPAEHSDFLLKYVTVKSYDG; encoded by the coding sequence ATGACCCCAACAAATCGCAAGAAACTGGTGCTCGCCCATTCGGTGCGACCCAATGCCTCGCTGCACGAAGTCGAAACCAATCGCGCGTTGGCCCGGTGGCTGGCGCAGGTCGTCGGGCTCGAATACGGCGGTAGTTACGACCCGCAGCTGCATAGCGGCCGTGATCTATATCTGTTGCCGACCCAGACACTGGTGGGCGTTGCTGCCGCCCGACAGCTGGGCGTTAAAGGCCCGCAGGATTTGTGGGGCGGTTACGTCGACCACGATTTCATCTGCACCAAAGCCATCAGCCATGGGTTATTGAACCGCTATGCGTTCGCGCCCGAAGGCTGGTCGTCGTTGTTTTCCGAACGGGTACGCAGTGTCGTGCTCGATGGCCTCAGCGTGTTCTCGCTGGACGATGCTCGCCCGGCAGCGGAGCATCTGCTCTACAGCGGTCCGATCCGCATGAAGCCTATTCATGCCTGCGCCGGACGCGGTCAGGAAGTGATCAAAAGCCTCGACCAGTTCGACGCCATCCTCGCCCGCCCCGATGCCAAAACAGTGTTCACCGAAGGTGTGGTGCTGGAACAGGATTTGACCGAGGTGGTCACCCATAGCGTCGGTCAGAGCTTTATCGGCGACAAGGTGCTGAGTTATTGCGGTGATCAATACTTGACCGAAGACGGTCAGGGCGAGCAGGTTTATGGAGGGTCCAACCTGTTGGTAGTGCAGGGGTATTACGAGGACCTGCTGGCGCTGGAACTACCGGACGACACGAGGTTGGCGATCCAGCAAGCGCAGGTGTTCGACAGTGCGGCCGATGACGCCTATCCCGGTTTCTACGCCTCGCGGCGCAACTACGATATCGCCCAGGGACTGGATTGCAACGGCAAGCAACGCAGCGGCGTGCTTGAACAATCCTGGCGCCTGGGCGGTGCCAGCAGTGCTGAAGTTGCGGCACTGCAGAGCTTCGTCAACAACCCCGGCTTGCGCGCGATTTGCGTGTCTTCGGTCGAAACCTATATTGATCAACCGCTGCCGGCCAACGCCATTGAGGTCTACCGAGGGCCAGCGGAACACAGTGACTTTCTTCTCAAGTACGTAACGGTCAAATCCTATGACGGCTAG